In one window of Paraflavitalea soli DNA:
- a CDS encoding NmrA family NAD(P)-binding protein, with amino-acid sequence MTTKNTANRILVLGSTGKTGSRVFQTLNAQGITTMPGSRSAATPFDWDNQATWGPVLEHVDAIYVSYQPDLCVPEALGAITAFTKLAVKNGVKKLVLLSGRGEPEAQAAEAVIMNAGVDWTIIRASWFCQNFSEGYLAEPIQAGHVALPVPPIGEPFIDVDDISEIAVAALTTDDHNGKLYEVTGPRLLSFEEAIAEIARATGKSIQYQHISMDEYAGMMKEYGIPNEFISLITYLFTVVLDGRNAHVTDGVEQALSRKATDFSTYIKKAMAAGVWG; translated from the coding sequence ATGACAACAAAGAACACCGCAAACAGGATACTCGTACTTGGCAGCACCGGAAAAACCGGCAGCAGGGTATTTCAAACACTCAACGCACAAGGCATCACGACCATGCCGGGTTCACGCTCAGCAGCCACTCCATTTGATTGGGACAATCAAGCTACCTGGGGGCCGGTTTTAGAACACGTAGATGCCATCTATGTATCCTATCAGCCTGACCTCTGTGTACCGGAGGCTTTGGGAGCTATTACTGCTTTTACTAAGCTGGCTGTGAAGAATGGCGTGAAGAAACTGGTATTGTTATCGGGCCGTGGTGAGCCGGAAGCCCAGGCTGCCGAAGCGGTGATCATGAATGCCGGTGTAGACTGGACGATCATCAGGGCCAGCTGGTTCTGCCAGAACTTTAGTGAGGGCTACCTGGCAGAGCCCATCCAGGCAGGACATGTAGCATTGCCGGTACCTCCTATTGGCGAACCCTTCATTGATGTAGATGATATTTCGGAAATAGCGGTGGCAGCATTGACCACAGATGACCACAATGGTAAACTGTATGAGGTGACAGGCCCCCGCCTGCTTAGTTTTGAAGAAGCTATTGCAGAAATTGCCCGTGCTACCGGCAAGTCTATCCAATACCAGCATATCTCCATGGATGAATATGCCGGCATGATGAAAGAATATGGTATTCCCAATGAATTTATATCCCTTATTACCTATCTGTTTACCGTAGTGCTGGATGGCCGCAATGCACATGTAACAGATGGTGTAGAGCAAGCCCTGAGCCGTAAGGCAACAGATTTCTCCACCTACATCAAAAAAGCGATGGCTGCAGGTGTGTGGGGATAG
- a CDS encoding aldo/keto reductase — protein sequence MEYRKLGETDLTLSAITFGAWAIGGWMWGGADRKEAVKAIQASYAEGVTSIDTAPAYGQGLSEEIVAEAIQGIPRDKVQLLTKFGLRWDVKEGEFFFKSKDAAGNDLDFYKLASKASVIKECEDCLRRLKTDYIDLFQIHWPDATTPIAETMEALALLQQQGKIRAAGVCNYSVDQMKEAAKTFSLASDQVPYSMVLRDIEKELVPYALENKKSIIAYSPLQRGLLTGKIKPGHQFNEGDTREGNRFYTDDNIKKVNAFLETLKPWTKEKNCSIAQLVIRWTIGQPAITVALVGARNAEQAVQNARAIDVKLPPGEIELINKQIAFML from the coding sequence ATGGAATATAGAAAACTAGGAGAAACAGACCTTACCTTATCGGCGATCACCTTTGGAGCCTGGGCCATCGGTGGATGGATGTGGGGCGGGGCCGACAGGAAGGAAGCAGTAAAAGCCATCCAGGCTTCTTATGCAGAAGGCGTCACCTCTATTGATACAGCACCGGCCTACGGACAAGGATTGAGTGAAGAGATCGTGGCAGAAGCCATCCAGGGAATACCCAGGGATAAAGTACAGTTGCTTACCAAATTTGGTTTACGCTGGGATGTGAAAGAAGGAGAGTTCTTTTTCAAAAGCAAAGATGCTGCCGGCAACGACCTGGATTTTTATAAGCTGGCTTCCAAAGCCAGTGTGATCAAAGAATGTGAGGATTGTCTGCGCCGCCTGAAAACAGATTATATCGACCTGTTCCAGATCCATTGGCCAGATGCCACCACGCCTATTGCCGAAACCATGGAAGCCCTCGCCCTGCTGCAACAGCAAGGCAAGATAAGAGCGGCCGGCGTGTGCAACTATTCGGTAGACCAGATGAAGGAAGCAGCCAAAACCTTTAGCCTCGCTTCTGACCAGGTACCTTATAGTATGGTGCTGCGTGATATTGAAAAGGAGCTGGTACCCTATGCATTGGAAAATAAAAAATCCATTATTGCTTATAGTCCATTGCAGCGTGGTCTGCTCACCGGTAAAATAAAACCCGGTCACCAATTCAATGAGGGTGACACCCGCGAGGGCAACCGCTTCTATACAGACGACAATATTAAGAAAGTGAACGCCTTCCTGGAGACCTTGAAACCATGGACCAAAGAAAAGAATTGTTCCATTGCCCAACTGGTCATACGCTGGACCATCGGGCAGCCCGCTATTACCGTAGCCCTGGTAGGTGCACGTAACGCAGAGCAGGCGGTGCAGAATGCCCGGGCCATTGATGTAAAGTTGCCCCCCGGCGAGATCGAATTGATCAATAAACAGATAGCCTTTATGCTATAA
- a CDS encoding outer membrane beta-barrel family protein codes for MKMPAILLSLFLVLPDGKAQDYYPFSGRVIDSLTSQPVPFTSVSIFTRQQVAVKHVIADSLGQFAFTGLPAGGYYLVVQVVGYRKLTSPPIQLPDPSVTGPVVYVINRDTSMLTAVVVQAGKPLITPSPDGFAYNAANDVIPAGLTASDLLRKLPTLAVDQHGSPVLRGSTNIRVFIDDKPSDIYALTVADALKQIPADDILRIEVILYPSAKYDAEGTDGVINIITRRSRFNAVNGTVRTVVSNVRQAITPGLRIRQGNWIFSINSGLEFYNSDNSSTLIRESKTGNGKDQLRQQRAWNNRGRIGYTGVDMIYVFNDLQSISGGYRFRLNRDYTRAIAYNDYYRQDTLFSAFVRNTNSSSGNDLHTFNIAYNGKSRDRKRQYSMLATQFYQQGTDAYDLDQVNNQATAYKELLRGRISNRELMLQADYAHQVNDSVNWDAGARSMFRQYSALNNFDVYDFPAGLFAKDEGRSNQFNYRRHIYALYSNLSFRFMRWQWRVGARYEQTVLQTAFKDTALNVPGYKNLVPNILLSRTFRGKHVVKGSYGKRITRPYLGAINPASNYSDSFTIQTGNPYLQPEITHRYEMGYTLNGKQLTFMASLYYNTTHNAIEQIRLPLGEGIFRSTYQNIGKNDVLGALLSLTRKWGQQMTLTVTVNVRHISLESVAMQQVRKGYQYSGNFYFNYNLGKGHSIDAMSNVGSPEINLQGRREVWQFYSLAVNKKMKGDKLSINIRADNFLGPRFRLLKQTLETAVFTQHSTTNYQGRYLAISVAWKLGKKEVKAPVIRQEAGNEN; via the coding sequence ATGAAAATGCCGGCTATCCTTTTATCGTTGTTCCTGGTATTGCCCGACGGAAAAGCGCAGGACTATTATCCGTTCTCCGGGCGGGTGATCGATTCCCTCACCAGTCAGCCTGTGCCTTTTACATCAGTCTCCATCTTCACCCGGCAGCAGGTGGCTGTTAAACATGTTATTGCCGATAGCCTGGGCCAGTTTGCCTTTACAGGATTACCGGCAGGCGGCTATTACCTGGTGGTACAAGTGGTGGGTTACAGGAAACTTACCTCACCCCCAATACAGCTTCCCGATCCCTCCGTCACCGGCCCCGTAGTATATGTAATTAACAGGGATACCAGTATGCTGACTGCCGTAGTAGTGCAGGCCGGCAAACCCCTCATAACGCCTTCCCCCGATGGCTTTGCTTACAATGCAGCCAATGATGTGATCCCCGCCGGGTTAACTGCCAGCGACCTGCTGCGCAAACTGCCCACGCTGGCCGTTGACCAGCATGGAAGTCCCGTATTAAGAGGGAGCACCAATATCAGGGTATTTATTGATGACAAACCATCGGATATATATGCTCTCACCGTGGCAGATGCCTTAAAGCAAATACCTGCCGATGATATCCTGCGCATTGAGGTGATCCTTTATCCTTCGGCCAAATACGACGCAGAAGGCACCGATGGCGTCATCAATATCATTACCCGCAGGAGCAGGTTTAATGCGGTAAATGGCACTGTCAGGACCGTGGTCAGTAATGTGCGGCAGGCTATAACACCTGGTCTCAGGATCCGCCAGGGCAATTGGATATTCAGTATCAATTCCGGCTTGGAGTTTTATAATTCGGACAATAGTTCCACCCTTATCCGGGAAAGCAAGACCGGCAATGGGAAGGATCAACTCCGGCAGCAACGCGCGTGGAACAACCGGGGGCGCATAGGCTATACCGGCGTAGATATGATATATGTATTTAATGACCTGCAAAGCATCAGTGGTGGTTATCGTTTCCGGTTGAACCGCGATTATACCAGGGCCATCGCTTACAATGACTATTACCGGCAGGATACTTTGTTTTCCGCATTTGTACGAAATACCAACAGCTCTTCCGGCAACGACCTGCATACATTCAATATCGCCTATAATGGCAAATCGCGCGACCGCAAGCGCCAATACAGTATGCTGGCCACCCAATTCTATCAGCAGGGTACCGATGCTTATGACCTGGACCAGGTAAACAACCAGGCAACGGCTTACAAAGAATTGCTCCGGGGAAGGATATCCAACAGGGAACTCATGTTACAAGCCGATTATGCGCATCAGGTCAATGATAGTGTAAACTGGGATGCAGGTGCCAGGTCCATGTTCAGGCAATACAGCGCCCTCAATAATTTTGACGTGTATGATTTTCCGGCAGGCCTGTTTGCCAAAGACGAAGGCAGATCAAACCAATTTAATTATCGCCGCCATATTTATGCACTCTACAGTAACCTGAGTTTCCGGTTCATGAGATGGCAATGGAGGGTAGGGGCCCGGTATGAACAAACGGTATTGCAAACCGCCTTTAAGGATACAGCACTCAACGTACCGGGTTATAAGAATCTTGTTCCCAATATCCTGCTCTCCCGCACCTTTCGTGGCAAGCATGTAGTGAAAGGTAGTTATGGAAAAAGGATCACCCGCCCTTACCTGGGTGCTATCAATCCTGCTTCCAATTACAGCGATTCCTTTACTATACAAACCGGTAATCCATACCTTCAGCCGGAAATTACCCACCGCTATGAAATGGGTTATACGCTCAACGGAAAGCAACTGACCTTCATGGCTTCCCTTTATTACAATACCACACACAATGCCATAGAACAGATCCGCCTGCCCCTTGGTGAAGGGATATTCCGGAGCACTTATCAAAACATTGGCAAAAATGATGTATTGGGGGCCTTGCTTAGCCTCACCAGGAAATGGGGGCAACAGATGACGCTAACCGTAACAGTCAATGTCAGGCATATTTCTCTCGAAAGTGTAGCCATGCAACAGGTGCGTAAAGGGTATCAATACAGTGGGAATTTTTACTTCAATTACAATCTGGGTAAAGGTCATAGTATTGATGCCATGAGCAATGTCGGATCGCCGGAAATAAATTTACAGGGCAGGCGGGAGGTGTGGCAGTTTTATAGCCTGGCTGTAAACAAAAAAATGAAAGGCGATAAATTGTCTATCAATATCAGGGCAGATAATTTCCTGGGTCCGCGCTTCCGCCTGCTGAAGCAAACCCTGGAGACAGCCGTCTTTACCCAGCACTCAACGACCAATTACCAGGGCCGCTACCTGGCAATATCCGTTGCCTGGAAATTGGGTAAGAAAGAAGTGAAAGCGCCTGTGATCAGGCAGGAAGCCGGCAATGAAAACTAA